One window from the genome of Schistocerca piceifrons isolate TAMUIC-IGC-003096 chromosome 8, iqSchPice1.1, whole genome shotgun sequence encodes:
- the LOC124712337 gene encoding trypsin-7-like, which yields MLRGVVALLCLQACALAAPTAGAPWSASGHGRIINGTDASIADFPWMVSLQLAGDHWCGASVIGDSWALTAAHCVFRHEVANMTVRAGTSTRGSGGVVLNVSQAIIHDEFSIISAEYDIAVVQLLV from the exons ATGCTGCGCGGTGTGGTTGCCTTGCTCTGCCTGCAGGCGTGCGCGCTTGCGGCGCCCACAGCCGGGGCGCCGTGGTCCGCCAGCGGCCACGGACGCATCATCAACGGCACCGACGCCAGCATCGCCGACTTCCCGTGGATGGTGTCGCTGCAGCTGGCGGGCGACCACTGGTGCGGCGCCTCCGTCATCGGCGACAGCTGGGCGCTCACGGCCGCGCACTGCGTCTTCCGGCACGAGGTGGCCAACATGACCGTGAGGGCGGGCACGTCCACGCGGGGCAGCGGCGGGGTCGTCCTCAACGTCTCGCAGGCCATCATCCACGACGAGTTCAGCATCATTTCTGCCGAATACGACATCGCCGTTGTACAG CTCTTGGTTTag